The following proteins are encoded in a genomic region of Sorangiineae bacterium MSr12523:
- a CDS encoding glycoside hydrolase family 88 protein, with protein sequence MSRGQLRPIGRRVSFAFAMACMAMPACAWGTDDSTDGATDNSNMGHTDVSTDAIQTTDGVSATESAALELDLNADVTLRIGNGTDVDWSVAIVESTMKRFTPSQLGGWGYTQGLYLWGQYLVYQRTHEPRYLSYIRSWADRFVDSNGHIDHSFNNLDSMESGNVLLALYAETKQIKYKTAATQIRNRLKTYPRTQDGGFWHATSRQHQLWSDGVFMVNPFLARYGKSIGEAAYANDEVTKQLLVYANHLQVQNGLLKHAYDESRTQSWADPETGRSAEHWCRAIGWYGMATIDVLEILPLTHPNRAKLLSVLEKLVAGFKTYQDPATGRWFQVVDKGNLSDNWTETSCSAMYTYTISRAVERGYIDPSYRTVSTKGYQGVLARVSNGSDGLTNVSEICIGTNVGDLAFYLARPRKMNDLHGLGAVLIMNEQLARTGG encoded by the coding sequence ATGAGCCGCGGACAACTGCGCCCCATTGGCCGTCGTGTATCTTTTGCATTCGCCATGGCTTGCATGGCGATGCCCGCCTGCGCTTGGGGGACGGACGATAGCACGGACGGCGCAACGGACAATTCCAATATGGGACATACGGACGTTTCGACCGATGCAATTCAGACAACCGACGGCGTCTCGGCCACGGAATCGGCTGCATTGGAACTCGATTTGAATGCCGATGTCACATTGCGCATCGGAAATGGGACAGACGTCGACTGGTCGGTCGCAATCGTGGAATCCACGATGAAGCGCTTCACACCGAGCCAATTGGGCGGCTGGGGGTACACGCAAGGTCTCTATTTATGGGGGCAGTATCTCGTTTACCAGCGAACGCACGAACCTCGGTATTTGAGCTACATCAGGAGCTGGGCCGACCGATTCGTCGATAGCAATGGACATATCGACCATAGCTTCAACAATCTGGACAGCATGGAGTCGGGCAACGTTCTGCTGGCCCTCTATGCGGAAACGAAACAAATCAAGTACAAGACAGCAGCGACGCAAATTCGCAACCGGCTCAAAACCTATCCGCGCACGCAAGACGGTGGATTCTGGCACGCGACATCGCGCCAACACCAGCTTTGGTCGGACGGCGTTTTCATGGTCAATCCATTCTTGGCACGATATGGGAAGAGCATCGGCGAGGCCGCGTATGCCAACGACGAGGTGACGAAGCAGCTTCTCGTCTATGCCAATCATCTCCAAGTGCAAAATGGGCTATTGAAACACGCCTACGACGAGTCGCGCACGCAAAGCTGGGCCGATCCGGAGACGGGGCGCTCGGCGGAACATTGGTGCCGGGCCATCGGCTGGTATGGCATGGCCACGATTGACGTGCTGGAGATCCTTCCGCTGACCCATCCCAATCGGGCGAAGCTTCTTTCGGTGCTGGAGAAGCTGGTGGCCGGCTTCAAGACGTACCAAGACCCGGCCACGGGCCGTTGGTTCCAGGTCGTCGACAAAGGGAATCTCTCGGACAATTGGACCGAGACGTCGTGCTCCGCGATGTACACGTACACGATCTCGCGCGCCGTGGAGCGTGGCTACATCGATCCGAGTTACAGAACGGTGTCGACCAAGGGCTACCAAGGCGTGCTCGCGCGCGTCTCCAACGGAAGCGATGGTCTCACCAACGTGAGCGAAATTTGCATCGGGACCAACGTGGGCGATCTCGCCTTCTACCTGGCGCGCCCGCGCAAGATGAACGACCTGCACGGGCTCGGCGCGGTGCTGATCATGAACGAGCAGCTCGCGCGGACGGGTGGATAG
- a CDS encoding PQQ-dependent sugar dehydrogenase produces MTHRTLTAAGAGLLVVSTTWVGCTAANHSDDDPNLARGEVAILATDYEAEDGVCQGTIDSNHAGYSGRGFCNTDNAVGAAVEWTVNAGAAGNVSISIRYGNGTTVDRPADISVNGTVVAAAKSFPGTGAWTTWNTVTLNVPLVAGSNKIRLAATTANGAANIDKLSVDAPSDTQAPSVPGNLHTTDVQSKSITLAWDPSTDNVGVTAYDIGNDGQKIGEVTGNPPAATKTLTGLRPKTTYRLNVFGRDAAGNVSQASNQVNVTTPPTSDTTPPSAPGNLASSDVTNNSVKLTWTASTDNVGVTAYDIYANNAPLIQDLAPTTSYTVTNLAANTEYTFSVRAKDDGNNVSNASNSITVRTSNVPPGGGVPTTVTTVSSGWSIPWGVDWLPDGSALINERETFNMYKLTQSGSKTLVGKVPNVVTTNGEGGLLGLAVDPNWNSNHYVYVMHTASEGNRIARLTYDGNSLSGYTTLVQGIAKNNFHNGGRIKFGPDGYLYATCGDARDGSRAQDKNSLNGKILRIKTDGSPAPGNPFGTRVYSYGHRNPQGLAWDSAGRLWESELGDSSTDELNLITAGANYGWPQCEGNCNVSGMTNPKKTWSTSQASPSGIAIVNDVVYMASLRGQRLWRIPLSGTSAGTPTAYYVNTYGRLRTVEKIPGQQAFWLTTTNADFNGSGGAGSDKVYKILVE; encoded by the coding sequence ATGACGCATCGAACGTTGACCGCCGCAGGAGCGGGGTTGTTGGTCGTGTCTACCACCTGGGTCGGATGCACGGCCGCCAATCATTCCGATGATGATCCCAACTTGGCTCGTGGCGAAGTTGCGATTCTGGCCACCGACTACGAAGCCGAAGACGGGGTGTGTCAGGGTACGATTGACTCGAATCACGCCGGCTATTCGGGCAGGGGGTTCTGCAACACGGACAATGCCGTGGGCGCCGCCGTCGAATGGACGGTCAACGCAGGCGCTGCCGGCAATGTCTCCATTTCGATCCGCTACGGCAATGGCACCACCGTGGATCGCCCCGCCGATATCTCCGTCAATGGAACGGTCGTCGCCGCCGCCAAGTCGTTTCCGGGGACCGGCGCATGGACCACCTGGAACACCGTGACGCTCAACGTGCCCCTCGTTGCGGGCAGCAACAAGATCCGCCTGGCTGCCACCACCGCAAATGGCGCGGCGAACATCGACAAGTTGAGCGTGGATGCGCCGTCGGACACGCAGGCGCCGAGCGTTCCGGGGAACCTTCACACCACGGACGTGCAGTCCAAGAGCATCACGTTGGCATGGGATCCCTCGACGGACAACGTGGGCGTGACGGCGTACGACATCGGCAACGATGGGCAAAAGATCGGCGAAGTAACCGGTAACCCGCCGGCGGCCACCAAGACGCTCACCGGCTTGCGTCCCAAGACGACCTACCGCCTCAATGTTTTCGGGCGCGACGCCGCGGGCAACGTTTCGCAGGCGAGCAACCAAGTCAACGTGACCACGCCGCCGACGAGCGACACGACGCCGCCGAGTGCCCCGGGCAACCTCGCGTCGAGCGACGTGACGAACAACAGCGTCAAGCTGACCTGGACGGCGTCGACCGACAACGTCGGCGTAACGGCGTATGACATTTATGCGAACAATGCTCCGCTGATTCAGGATCTTGCTCCCACGACGTCGTATACGGTGACCAACCTTGCGGCGAATACCGAGTACACCTTTTCCGTTCGCGCAAAGGACGACGGGAACAACGTTTCCAATGCGAGCAACTCGATCACCGTGCGCACGTCGAACGTGCCGCCGGGCGGCGGTGTGCCGACCACGGTCACCACGGTATCCAGCGGTTGGAGCATTCCCTGGGGCGTCGATTGGTTGCCGGATGGCTCTGCACTCATCAACGAGCGCGAGACGTTCAATATGTACAAGCTCACGCAAAGCGGCAGCAAGACGCTCGTGGGCAAGGTACCCAATGTGGTGACCACCAACGGTGAGGGTGGCCTATTGGGGTTGGCCGTCGACCCGAATTGGAACTCGAACCATTACGTGTACGTCATGCACACGGCGTCGGAAGGCAATCGCATTGCCCGATTGACGTACGACGGTAATTCGCTTTCGGGTTACACGACCCTGGTGCAGGGCATTGCCAAGAACAATTTCCACAACGGCGGTCGCATCAAGTTCGGACCCGACGGCTATCTCTATGCGACGTGCGGCGATGCGCGCGATGGTTCGCGTGCGCAGGACAAGAATTCGCTCAACGGCAAGATCCTCCGCATCAAGACGGACGGCTCGCCCGCGCCGGGCAATCCGTTCGGCACGCGCGTGTACAGCTATGGTCACCGCAATCCGCAAGGGCTCGCGTGGGACTCGGCGGGTCGCCTCTGGGAGTCGGAGCTCGGTGACAGTTCGACCGACGAGCTGAATCTCATCACAGCGGGCGCCAACTACGGGTGGCCCCAATGCGAAGGCAATTGCAACGTCTCCGGGATGACCAATCCGAAGAAGACGTGGTCGACCAGCCAGGCCTCCCCCAGCGGCATCGCCATCGTCAACGACGTCGTCTACATGGCCTCGCTCCGCGGCCAACGCCTCTGGCGCATCCCCCTCAGCGGCACCAGCGCAGGAACGCCAACCGCCTATTACGTCAACACCTACGGCCGTCTGCGCACCGTCGAAAAGATCCCGGGCCAGCAAGCCTTCTGGCTGACCACCACCAACGCTGACTTCAACGGCAGCGGCGGCGCCGGCTCCGACAAGGTGTACAAGATCCTCGTGGAGTAA